The segment ATTTTAATTCTTTTCTTATTGTTCATCCTAACGTACCCGTGGATAGAAGGAATGTCACCTTTAATTAAATATTTGACTTCAATATCTTCCAATTTTAATTTGGAATACAAATGCATTCCATATAAATTGTCCAAAGGGATTTTTACACCGTATGGATATTGAGGCTCAATAACTTCCAACTCTTTCTCCCAGCGCTTATCTGTTTCAAGAGTGAGTAGGATGTCCGGCTCTTTCTTCTTTACAAGAGCAATAAGTTTATCACTTTGTTTATTAGTTGTAAGAACGTTGCTAACTAAAATAGAAATAATGGCCTCGGGATCATTTCCCTTAAATGAAAGAACCTGCTTTTTAGAAAGCACTGTGTAGGGGAAAATTTTCGATACCTGGTAAATTAAGCTTAAGACAAGAAGTCCACTAAGAACGAAATGTAAAGTCGCATCATACTCGTAAGTAAAAAAGGTGGAAACTAATATAATTAGTATAAATAAACTTATCTGGATTCTCGGAAAATCAAATCCTCTTACCCACCATTGATCAAATCTTGTCAAAGATGCAATTGTGGGGATAAGCATAAAAAAACCTAAAAAAGTGACAACAAATTCTATAATTCTCATTTATAGTTTTATCCGGGGTTTACTCTAGAATTGGTAACTAATACCTATTCCCTGAGAATTTATATTCATTCCACGGTGATTAAATCCCATGGCAGGATAAATTTGCAAATTTTTATTCTCTTTTTTATGTAATTCCGGAATTAATATTCCACTTGCTGCTCCAACCGCATATCCAATAAGGTTATCTGTGAGGAAATGTTTTCCTGCTCTTATTCTTAAATATCCCACAGTTGCAGGAATTGCAGCTGCTACACCCCATACTACTGGCTTCCAGTTTGAATCGGGATGAAAATCATTATAAACTTTAGCAGCAAAAAAGAAGCGGCAGCTGTAGCTGCAGTATGACCAGCAAAAAAAGACCGTTGTTCATCACTATCTATTCTTTCTTCAACAGGAATTGAAGTATTATATACCAGTGGTCTACTCTTTTGGACAAGTGCAGCTGTTATCGTAAATAAAGCTCCTGTTGTTGCCATTGATTCCACAAATAGTACAGAAATTTGACCTGCGTGAGATCTTTCATTCTTACTCAACATTAACACCACTGGCAAAGCAAAAGAACCAAACATTGGGATGTAGCTATCACTATTTGCTCTTTCACTATAATTTCCAGCTGCCCAACGATCTACCTTCCAAATATCTTCCTTTGAAAGATTGTTTAATTTAGTTTCAGTTAATGCATCTTTTTCCTGGATTAATAGTACGCCTAAAACATTAAGGCCTAAACCTGTCGTTATGAAAATCCCATCTTTCACCAGGTCGGTCTCATAAGGGGAATCATTATTTTGAGCAAAGCTGGTAAAATTTAATAAAATGGTTAATAATAGAAAATAAGCTTTCTTCATTTCTAATTTTTTTTCAAAAATCATATTTCTCCATCAAACCACTTAACCATTTAAGAAAAGAATAACAGGAAATCAGGTCTTTAATGAATGTTTGAACCTAAAAATCGACAAATATTTTTTGAAATTATAATTAACAAAAATTTAGTCCCTGTGCTGGTTGAATCTTTTCTATGTGCGCCTAAAATCCATTAACTTTATGACTATGAAAAAGGATGAAAACAACATTAAATCGGGCTTTGTTTTTAAAAATTATGAAGAACCCAATCAGTCTCCTTTCGATAAGCTTTTTGAAATTTTTAAAGAGCTCATCACTCATACCTCCGGTGATTTTGAAGAAGCTATTGACTGGTTGAGACAATTGGACAAAGAGTATGAACTTACAACTAATGAGTATTCTATTGATGATTTCATAGAAGATCTAAAGAATAAGGGATACATAAGAGAGGAAATAACTCCGAATGGACCAGGAATGGCTATTACCGCTAAAACGGAAAGAGCAATCCGGCAACAGGCATTGAATCAAATCTTTGGAAAACTGAAGAAGAGCGTCTCCGGAAATCATACCACTAAATATCAGGGAACGGGAGATGAGCACACAGGTGAATTTCGATCTTTTAATTATGGAGATCCGCTTGAAAAGATCTCTATGACTGAAAGTTTACGAAACGCCCATATTAATCACGGAGCAGGAGACTTTAAGATGACCGAAGATGATCTCGTAGTGGAAGAGACGCATCATAAATCCCAAATGAGTACGGTATTAATGATTGACATTAGCCATAGTATGATCTTATATGGGGAGGATAGAATTACTCCGGCAAAGAAGGTCGCCATGGCTCTTGCTGAACTTATTACTACCCGGTATCCTAAAGACACTTTAGATATATTGGTTTTTGGGAATGACGCCTGGGCAATTTCAATAGCAGATCTTCCTTATTTACAGGTAGGACCTTATCACACGAATACGGTCGCAGGTCTACAACTGGCAATGGATTTGCTTCGCCGAAAAAGAAATACAAACAAACAAATTTTCATAATCACCGACGGTAAACCCAGTTGCATTAGGGAACGGGATGGAACTTATTATAAAAACAGTGTTGGCCTGGATCCTTATGTAGTAGATAAATGTTATAATATGGCACAGCAGGCAAGAAAACTTCATATTCCTATTACCACTTTTATGATAGCAAAGGATCCATATTTGGAGAAATTTGTAAGGGAATTTACACAGGCAAATCATGGAAAAGCCTTTTTTACAGGATTAAAAGGTCTGGGGGAAATGATCTTTGAAGATTATGAGGCAAACAGGAAGAAAAGAATAAAAGGATGAAACTGGCGGCAATTAAAAAATAAAGTTGCTGCAAAAAAAGAAGTAAATGAAAAGGGAAGAAATAAAGACATTAGAAGACTTAAAAAAATCAGGTTACCAAAGTAGAAGTATAAAGGAGGAACTAAGACAAAATTTAATAGCTAAAATTAGAGCGGGAGAACCTGCCTTTGAGGGAATACACGGCTATGAATACACCGTAATTCCGGAGTTGGAGAGGGCAATTCTTTCCAAACACAATATCAACCTACTTGGACTGCGGGGACAGGCTAAAACCCGATTAGCGCGGCTTATGGTAAAACTACTGGATGAGTGGATCCCAGTTGTGGAAGGTTCAGAAATCAATGATGACCCGTTAAACCCCATTTCCCGGTACGCACGCGAAATAATTGCTGAAAAAGGAGAAAATACTCCAATTGACTGGATTCACAGGGATGAAAGATTTTTCGAAAAACTTGCGACTCCCGATGTTACTGTGGCCGATCTTATTGGAGACGTTGATCCTATAAAAGCAGCTAATTTAAAACTGAGTTATGCCGATGATCGTGTGATTCACTTCGGAATGATACCAAGGGCTAACAGATCAATTTTTGTAATCAATGAATTACCAGATCTTCAGGCAAGAATTCAGGTAGCGCTATTTAATATTCTCCAGGAGGGAGACATACAAATTAGAGGTTTTAAGCTAAGACTGCCTCTCGATATGCAATTTATTTTTACAGCCAACCCAGAAGATTATACGAATAGGGGAAGTATAGTTACTCCCTTAAAAGATAGGATTGGGTCTCAAATTTTAACTCATTATCCTCACAATATTGAAACCGCCCGGGCCATTACCCAACAGGAGGCAAAATTAGATTCCAGGCAGAAGGAGATGATTTACGTGCCAGATCTTGCAAAGGATCTTCTGGAACAAATAAGCTTTGAAGCAAGGGACAATGAGTTTATCGATTCCCGAAGTGGTATAAGTGCAAGGCTAAGTATTTCAGCTTTTGAAAACTTGTTAAGTACAGCCGAAAGACGTGCCATTAAAACAGGAGAAGAAAAAACTTCTCTAAGGTTTAGTGATTTTCTTGGCGTCATTCCGGCAATTACCGGTAAAGTTGAATTAGTATATGAGGGAGAACAGGAGGGAAGCGCAGTGGTGGCACAACAGCTAATAGCTGATGCTGTTAAGACTTTGTTCCCGAAACATTTTCCGAAGATTGAGAAACTCGAAAAACCCAAAGAGAACAGCCCTTACAATGATCTGGTTGAATGGTTTTTTGCTGAAAGCGGTTTTGAATTGCTCGATGACCTTTCCGATGATGAGTACCGGGAAAAATTAGATTCAATTCCTCCTCTAAATACTTTAGTTAAAAAATACCAGCCGGAAATAGCAAAAGAAGACAGCTATTTCCTGAAGGAGTTTCTGCTTTGGGGACTGGTAGAATTTAAAAAACTAAACAAATTTAGATACACTACCGGTATTCAGTTTAAGGATTTATACGGAAGCTATATTAGCGGATTGTAATTCAGATAAATTAGATTGATAAATGAGAATAGGTAATAGCAATTGTTATTTCCTTATTCTCATTTTTTTTGCCATAACTCTTAAAATGGTGGTGCGTGATTCTCAAAAAGCTTCACTTTAAATTATGGATATCTAAATTATAATACGTCAAAATGAGAAGACTGCAAATCTTCTAATATTTTTCATTTTTTATTTTTTTGGTTGGGCTAATTAGCTACTTTTATAATCTACTTTTCAAAAATAGAATGATAATAGTACCATTTCACATTAATTTTTCCACTGCTGCAATCGCTACTGCAATAGTTGTAATTATTATGATTGGCACTGGTATTACCCCTATGGGGTACTAAGCTATATATCTTCCGTCCACGCACTTTTTTATCATTTCTTATTTAATAAAATTTAAAATCCATGAAAATTGTAAAATTTGGAGGTTCTTCCCTTGCATCCTCACAAAGAATAAAATCTGTAGCTCAAATTGTTTTATCGCATTTACAGGAGGGATCTACTGTAGCTGTATTTTCTGCTTTTGGCGGGGTCACAAATGACCTTCTTTATATGGCTGATTTGGCAGCACGTGAGGATGAAAAATACAAAGAGATCCTGGAAAAGAATGAGAAGAGACATCTAGAGGTTGTACGGGAATTGATTCCTGTCCAAATGCAAAGCAGTATTCTTAGTAAGGTAAAAACTGAATTTAACAGGCTCGAGACATTATATGAAGGAGTGTACCTTCTAAATGAACTTTCAAATAAAACAAAACATGTAGTTGCAGGCTTTGGTGAAATCCTCTCCTCCCTCATTATTGCTGAATATTTTAGAAGCATAAAAATTGAGACTCAATTTCTCGATTCCCGTGAATTGATCGTTTGTAAAAACCTGAACGAAAAGGTACAGGTTAATTACGAAAAAACTTACGCTAACATTAAGAACAGGTTCAACGAAAATTCATCAGGTCTTTTTGTTGCTCCGGGTTTTATTGCCAAGAATGATCAGGGAGTACCAAGTACTCTTGGGCGTGGAGGATCAGATTTTACTGCGGCTATTTTTGCAGGAGCCCTTGAGGTAGAGGAAGTATTGATCTATACAGATGTTGATGGAATGTATACGGCCAACCCGGCAATCGTTCCGCAGGCTTATCCCCTTAAAAATATTTCTTACGAGGAAGCCATGGAATTATCACATTTTGGTGCAAAAGTTTTATATCCTCCCACCCTGCAACCCTTACTGGAAAAACATATAAGAATAAGGATAAAGAACACTTTTAAACCGGAAGATGCAGGAACTTTAATCTCTAAATCCAGCAAACAAAATTTTAGATCGGTAACCGGGATCACTCATATTGATGCAATTAAAGTTCTGAATTTTGAGGGAAGCGGTATGGTAGGCATTCCTGGATTTTCAAAGCGGTTTTTTGAAGTATTGTATCAGGAGAACATCAATATTGTTTTAATTACCCAGGCCTCATCAGAGCATAGCATTTGTGTAGCGGTTAAAGATGATGAAGCTTCAGCAGCAAAAGAAGCTTTGGATGAAGCCTTTGCTGTGGAAATTGAAAACAGGAAAATTAAACCTGTAGAAATAGAAGAAAATGTAGCTATTATAGCCCTGGTGGGTGATGCGATGAAAAGCCATCACGGCCTTAGTGGTAAAATGTTCAGTGCCCTTGGAAACAATAATATCAACATTCGCGCTATAGCACAGGGATCTTCTGAAAGGAATATTTCTGCAGTTATATCAAAAAAGGATGTAAAAAAAGCGCTGAACACTCTGCACGAACAATTTTTCGAGGTACCGTCCAAGGAACTTAATTTATATGTCACGGGAGTAGGAAATGTGGGGAGCAAACTTCTCGGCCAGCTTAAGAAACAGGAGAAATATCTACTGGAAAAACTTCGCCTTAAGGTTAGGGTACTGGGGCTTTCTAATTCTCGAAAAATGATATTTAATGAGGATGGAATTGATCTTGAAAACTGGCAGGAAATTTTAAAAGATGGAGAACCAGCCAACAAAGAAATTTTCTTTAAAAAAGTAAATCAATTCAACCTGCGCAATAGCATTTTTGTTGATAACACTGCCAGTGCAGAAATTGCTTCGTGGTATAAACAATATTTAGCCAACTCTGTTTCGGTTGTAACCTGTAACAAAATCGCCTGTTCCGATGATTTTGAGAATTACCAGGAACTTCAGGACCTGGCAAGGGAATATGGCGCTTCTTTCTTATATGAAACAAATGTAGGTGCAGGCCTACCTATTATTGATACACTAAAGAATCTGGTTGCCTCCGGTGATAAGGTCACAAAAATTCAGGCTGTACTTTCCGGAAGTTTAAATTTTGTCTTCAATACCTACAATGCAACAGAACCTTTTTATAAGGTTGTGGAAATGGCTATGGCAGAAGGCTTTACGGAACCTGATCCCCGGATAGATTTGAGTGGAGTAGACGTGGCGAGAAAAATTCTTATTCTTGCCAGGGAGAGTGGCCTGCAGATGGAATTGGAGGATATTGAAAATGAAAGTTTCCTTTCTGAAGAAAGTTTGAATGCTGAAAACAACGAGAAATTTTTCCACCATCTTAAAGCTGAAGAATCCAGGTTTCAGGAAATATATAATAGTGCCTCTGCAAACGGAAAACGACTTAAATATGTAGCTCAATTGGAAAACGGGAAAGCTAAGGTGGGATTACAGAAAGCGGGACCTGAAGATCCTTATTTTGATCTTAGCGGAAGTGACAACATAGTCCTTTTCTTTACTAGCAGATATCCACAGCAACCTTTAATAGTGAAAGGTGCGGGAGCAGGAGCTGATGTTACGGCATCAGGGATTTTTGCGGATATAATAAGAATTGGGAAAAAATAACAGGATGAAAGAGATAAGAATTTTTTCTCCTGCTACCGTAGCTAACCTCTCCTGCGGTTTTGACGTTTTGGGCTGCTGCCTTGAAAACGTGGGAGATGGGATGTTGGTCCGTGAGAACGATTTACAACAAATTAGGATCACTAAGATTATCGGTGAAGATCTGCCCCGGGATCCTGTAAAAAATGTCGCAGGAGTGGCAGCACAAAGTCTACTGAATCATTTGCAGAGTGAACAGGGTTTTGATATTGAAATCACCAAAAATATTAAAGTAGGAAGTGGAATTGGCAGCAGTGCTGCAAGTGCAGCCGGAGCTGTTTTTGCTGTGAATCATTTGCTGGGAAGCCCATGCACCCCCGTAGAACTTGTTCCTTTTGCAATGGAAGGAGAGGCGCTTGCGAGTGGTAATGCACATGCTGACAATGTTGCACTAAGCATTACTTGGAGGTTTTAGTCTTGTGAGAAGCTACAATCCTCTTGAAGTGTTATCCCTGCCAACTCCTCCTAAACTTAGGGTCGTTGTCCTCCATCCTTTAATAGAAATAAAGACAAAAGATTCTCGCTCAATTTTACGGCAGAATGTAAGTCTTCAAAAAGCTATTGAACAGTGGGGAAATTTGGGTGCTTTTGTTAGTGCTCTGCATACCGAAGACTACGATCTCCTGGGAAGAAGCCTTAAAGATGGAATTATAGAGCCTACAAGATCCATTTTAATTCCTCATTTTGAAGATTTAAAAAAGGTAGCTATGGAAAATGGAGCATTGGGCTTTGGTATTTCAGGCTCGGGACCTTCAGTTTTTGCCCTTTGTAAGGGAGACGAAAAAGCTCAACAGGTAAAAGAGGCTATTCAGGAATTTTATGAACAACAAGGAATAGAATTCGATCTTCATCTCTCTGCAATCAATTCAGAGGGAATCAGGATTTTATAAAATTATTTTAGTAAGTAGAAAAAAAATCAACATCAGCTAATGAAATATTTTAGTTTAAAAGATAAAAGTCATAGTTCCACTTTTGAAAATGCGGTACTGAAAGGATTGGCACCAAATAAAGCTTTGTACTTTCCTGAAGTCATTCCGAAGCTACCTAAATCTTTTTTTGAAAGATTGAATACTCTAAGTCATACCGAAATAGGTTTTGAAGTAATTAAACAATATGTTGGTGATGAAATTCCTGTTTCTGAACTGAAAAATATTGTTGAAAAGACACTTAATTTTGATTTTCCGGTGGTGCCTGTAGAAGAAAATATTAAATGTCTAGAACTCTTCCATGGTCCTACTTTGGCTTTTAAAGATGTGGGAGCAAAGTTTATGGCGGGAAGCTTAGGTTACTTTCTCAAAAAAGGAAATGTGGGAAAAATTACAGTTCTGGTAGCGACATCGGGGGATACAGGTGGTGCGGTAGCAAACGGGTTTATTGGTGTTGAAGGAGTTGATGTCGTAATTTTATATCCTAAAGGTAAAGTAAGCGATATACAGGAAAGACAGTTGACTACCCTGGGAAAAAATATTATGGCTCTTGAAGTAGACGGTGCGTTTGATCTTTGTCAGGATCTCGTGAAACAGGCATTTCAGGATGAGGAAATTCAGAAAGAAAGGCAACTTACCTCAGCTAATTCTATTAATGTAGCGAGATGGTTACCGCAAATGTTTTATTATTTCCTGGCATACAAGCAATTACCTTCCGAAGAAAAAAAGCTTGTCTTTTCAGTGCCTAGTGGAAACTTTGGAAATATTTGTGCCGGATTTTTGGCAAGGGAAATGGGATTGCCCATAGATCATTTTGTGGCTGCCAATAACGCTAATAGAGTGGTTACAGATTATTTAGAGACTGAGAAATACGAACCTAAACCGAGCGTACAGACGGTATCGAATGCAATGGACGTGGGAAATCCCAGCAATTTTGTGAGGGTACAGGAACTTTTTAATAATGAATTTAATGGCCTGAAGAGTAATTTGTCCTCTTACAGTTTTGATGACGAAACTACAAAAGCAGCTATTAAGGATGTTTATGGAAGAACAGGTTACACTTTAGATCCTCACGGTGCTGTGGGGTATCTGGGATTGAAATGCTTCTTGAATCAACATCCTGAATATAACGGAGTTTTTCTCGAAACAGCGCATCCTGTGAAGTTTTTAGAAACTGTTGAAGAGGCTACAGGGGATCAGCTGGATCTCCCATCTTCAGTTAAAGATCTGTTGAATCTGGAAAAGAAATCTTTACCAATTAAAGATTATAAAGAGCTAAAAGAGTTTCTGTTGAAATAAATTCTTCAGAAAAAAATAGAGGCTGGATTAAAAGGTTAACTTGATCATAATGAAGTCATTTCAGCTTCTAACTTTTATAAAGCTGAAAAGTTAGCAGAAGGATTTTTTCATCTTTTAATACAGCCTCTAATAATCAGAGTGAATTAATACTTAGCCGATTTTCCTTCTCCCGGAAGACTGGTTTCAATAAAAGTCCTTATATCGTCATTGGCATTTTTAAGATCCTCGGCTCTCAAATACATCATATGACCGCTTCTGTAGCCTTTAAAGCTAAGCCTGTCCTGCATTCTCCCACTCGGGTCGAGTTGCCACATTGAGTATTTTGCATTAAAATAAGTAGTGGCACCATCAAAATAACCAGACTGGATTAGCACATTTAAATTGGGATTCTGTGCCATTGCCTGCCTTAGATTCTCCCCGGTATTGTCTCCACTTCTATCCCATGGATGTACAGGCCCAAACATATAGTACCGTAGATCTGTTTTAAATTTAAGTTCTTCCTGCAGGTAATAGTTTATAGCAGGGGTAAAGGAATGTAACCAGGAGGTGAGTTCTGCATTATAATCAGGAGAATCCCTGCCTCTTTAGAATCTATACCTAAATATCTGGAATCTAACCTCCCAACTGTGTAGCCTCCGTCTTCTCTCAACAAATCTTTCCAGAAGTACTGGAAGGGCACGGCAAGATTGTTCTGAAGGATCACTTTTTCAGAAATACCGGAATATTCAGACATTTGAGCAGCTATCTTCTGCTTTTCTTCCTTTGAAGTAAAGCCACCCTTAATTAAAGCAGGTAATAATTTGTTAATAGTATATTCCTCTACTTCAGGAAGAAGTTCATCCAGATCTTTACTCTGCATATTCGCAGGTAATTTCTTGTGGTACCAGGCAGCAGCTGCAAAATAGGGTAGACGATTTGCGATTTCTACGGGACCTTCTCTATCTATTCCAATCTCTGTAGGCGAAACCAGAATTACCCCATTAAGGTACATCCAGTGACTGTTTTGAAGTTCCAGTGCTAATCCTGAAACGCGGGTGGTACCATAACTTTCGCCTATTAAATATTTAGGTGATAGCCACCTGTTATTCCTGGTTACAAAAGTGTTAATCCAACCTGCCAGGTAACTAATATCTGCACTTACACCAAAAAAATCTTTTCTATCCGGCTTTTCTCCTCCGTCTTCAATTAATCTGGAATACCCTGTATTTACCGGATTCACATAAACTATATCTGCTATATCGAGTATAGAGTGCGGATTTTCTTTTACACCATAAGGTTGTACAGGAAAACCTTCATCATCAATTTTTAATACCCGGGGCCCGGTGTAGGCCAGGTGCATCCAAACTGATGCGGAACCCGGACCTCCATTGAAAGAGATAACTATTGGCCTGTTTTTGGTGTCTTTTATGTCACTTCTTTTATAGTAAGTATAAAAAAGGCTGGCTACGGTTTTCCATCGCTGTTCCAAACCTGGCTGAGTTCCTGCCTGAGCAGTGTAGTTAATAGTTTTTCCTTTAATATTTACGCTGTGGTTAGTTACTACAGTAGTGTCTACTAGTAGTTTAACCTGTTGAGGAAAGGCTGTTACAGAAAATACTGCAATAACAACCCTTAAAAGATATCTCATAAGGGGTCTAAAAAATTACGAGCTATAAATTTGAGGATTTTTCCTGAATTTTACCTACTCGTCCTTAAATAATATTGTATAACTAAGTGCTATTCCTGCGACAGCTGCAATTAAAAAGAAAATTATTGCCAGTCCAGGATATCCCATAATAACGAAAGTAGAGGGCACACTCATTAACATGGCTGCACCCACGATCATTGCAGCGATGATAAGGCCCAGAGTTATTCTGTTAGCTACTTTCTGAAAACCATCTGTCCAACGTTTTTCGTCAATTGCATTTACTTTTATTTCAAATTTGTTTTCAGCTAAATTTTCAGAAATTTTATTGAGTCTGTTTGGAAGATTTTCCGCAAGATTTTTTGCCTGCAGGGCCATGGAGAAAATGTTCTCCGGTTTTAGTTCAGCATACATCTTAGAGCGCATCATTTTATTTACATGCTCTCTAATTGCCTTTCTTAGATCAAATTCGGGTTCGAGGACTGCAACGATTTGGTCCATATTTAAAAGGATTTTCCCCAGAATATTGACCTCCACAGAGATGTGAATGCCATTGTCTGCAGCTACCCGGTTCATCTGGATCAACAGCCTCCCGGTTTGCATTTCTTTTG is part of the Antarcticibacterium sp. 1MA-6-2 genome and harbors:
- a CDS encoding endonuclease/exonuclease/phosphatase family protein: MRIIEFVVTFLGFFMLIPTIASLTRFDQWWVRGFDFPRIQISLFILIILVSTFFTYEYDATLHFVLSGLLVLSLIYQVSKIFPYTVLSKKQVLSFKGNDPEAIISILVSNVLTTNKQSDKLIALVKKKEPDILLTLETDKRWEKELEVIEPQYPYGVKIPLDNLYGMHLYSKLKLEDIEVKYLIKGDIPSIHGYVRMNNKKRIKIHCLHPKPPSPTEDPTSTNRDAELLLVGRDVKKDQESVLVFGDLNDVAWSRTTRLFQKLSGLLDPRIGRGFYNTFHAGHRLLRWPLDHVFHTRDFTLIELARLENIGSDHFPMFIKLNYEPRAEILQEEPEEADEEEKEWAEEKIEEGHPTEREV
- a CDS encoding VWA domain-containing protein, encoding MKKDENNIKSGFVFKNYEEPNQSPFDKLFEIFKELITHTSGDFEEAIDWLRQLDKEYELTTNEYSIDDFIEDLKNKGYIREEITPNGPGMAITAKTERAIRQQALNQIFGKLKKSVSGNHTTKYQGTGDEHTGEFRSFNYGDPLEKISMTESLRNAHINHGAGDFKMTEDDLVVEETHHKSQMSTVLMIDISHSMILYGEDRITPAKKVAMALAELITTRYPKDTLDILVFGNDAWAISIADLPYLQVGPYHTNTVAGLQLAMDLLRRKRNTNKQIFIITDGKPSCIRERDGTYYKNSVGLDPYVVDKCYNMAQQARKLHIPITTFMIAKDPYLEKFVREFTQANHGKAFFTGLKGLGEMIFEDYEANRKKRIKG
- a CDS encoding AAA family ATPase, which translates into the protein MKREEIKTLEDLKKSGYQSRSIKEELRQNLIAKIRAGEPAFEGIHGYEYTVIPELERAILSKHNINLLGLRGQAKTRLARLMVKLLDEWIPVVEGSEINDDPLNPISRYAREIIAEKGENTPIDWIHRDERFFEKLATPDVTVADLIGDVDPIKAANLKLSYADDRVIHFGMIPRANRSIFVINELPDLQARIQVALFNILQEGDIQIRGFKLRLPLDMQFIFTANPEDYTNRGSIVTPLKDRIGSQILTHYPHNIETARAITQQEAKLDSRQKEMIYVPDLAKDLLEQISFEARDNEFIDSRSGISARLSISAFENLLSTAERRAIKTGEEKTSLRFSDFLGVIPAITGKVELVYEGEQEGSAVVAQQLIADAVKTLFPKHFPKIEKLEKPKENSPYNDLVEWFFAESGFELLDDLSDDEYREKLDSIPPLNTLVKKYQPEIAKEDSYFLKEFLLWGLVEFKKLNKFRYTTGIQFKDLYGSYISGL
- the thrA gene encoding bifunctional aspartate kinase/homoserine dehydrogenase I; protein product: MKIVKFGGSSLASSQRIKSVAQIVLSHLQEGSTVAVFSAFGGVTNDLLYMADLAAREDEKYKEILEKNEKRHLEVVRELIPVQMQSSILSKVKTEFNRLETLYEGVYLLNELSNKTKHVVAGFGEILSSLIIAEYFRSIKIETQFLDSRELIVCKNLNEKVQVNYEKTYANIKNRFNENSSGLFVAPGFIAKNDQGVPSTLGRGGSDFTAAIFAGALEVEEVLIYTDVDGMYTANPAIVPQAYPLKNISYEEAMELSHFGAKVLYPPTLQPLLEKHIRIRIKNTFKPEDAGTLISKSSKQNFRSVTGITHIDAIKVLNFEGSGMVGIPGFSKRFFEVLYQENINIVLITQASSEHSICVAVKDDEASAAKEALDEAFAVEIENRKIKPVEIEENVAIIALVGDAMKSHHGLSGKMFSALGNNNINIRAIAQGSSERNISAVISKKDVKKALNTLHEQFFEVPSKELNLYVTGVGNVGSKLLGQLKKQEKYLLEKLRLKVRVLGLSNSRKMIFNEDGIDLENWQEILKDGEPANKEIFFKKVNQFNLRNSIFVDNTASAEIASWYKQYLANSVSVVTCNKIACSDDFENYQELQDLAREYGASFLYETNVGAGLPIIDTLKNLVASGDKVTKIQAVLSGSLNFVFNTYNATEPFYKVVEMAMAEGFTEPDPRIDLSGVDVARKILILARESGLQMELEDIENESFLSEESLNAENNEKFFHHLKAEESRFQEIYNSASANGKRLKYVAQLENGKAKVGLQKAGPEDPYFDLSGSDNIVLFFTSRYPQQPLIVKGAGAGADVTASGIFADIIRIGKK
- the thrC gene encoding threonine synthase; translation: MKYFSLKDKSHSSTFENAVLKGLAPNKALYFPEVIPKLPKSFFERLNTLSHTEIGFEVIKQYVGDEIPVSELKNIVEKTLNFDFPVVPVEENIKCLELFHGPTLAFKDVGAKFMAGSLGYFLKKGNVGKITVLVATSGDTGGAVANGFIGVEGVDVVILYPKGKVSDIQERQLTTLGKNIMALEVDGAFDLCQDLVKQAFQDEEIQKERQLTSANSINVARWLPQMFYYFLAYKQLPSEEKKLVFSVPSGNFGNICAGFLAREMGLPIDHFVAANNANRVVTDYLETEKYEPKPSVQTVSNAMDVGNPSNFVRVQELFNNEFNGLKSNLSSYSFDDETTKAAIKDVYGRTGYTLDPHGAVGYLGLKCFLNQHPEYNGVFLETAHPVKFLETVEEATGDQLDLPSSVKDLLNLEKKSLPIKDYKELKEFLLK